From the genome of Ectobacillus sp. JY-23, one region includes:
- the atpG gene encoding ATP synthase F1 subunit gamma, whose product MASLRDIKAKINSTKKTSQITKAMEMVSASKLNRAEQNARAFVPYMNKIQEVVGSVANGSKGVNHPMLTARPVKRTGYIVITSDRGLAGAYNSNVLRALSRTIEERHNMDPNQYAIIVIGRVGRDYLKRRNFNIIDEITGLSDQPAFADIKDIASRAVAMFTDGAYDELYIHYNHYISKIQQEVEEKKILPLTDVETKSTTLYEFEPSEEEILKVLLPQYAESLVYGALLDGKASEHAARMTAMKNATDNALDVIDSYTLTYNRTRQAAITQEITEIVGGAAALE is encoded by the coding sequence GTGGCATCTTTACGCGATATAAAAGCAAAAATTAACTCCACGAAAAAGACAAGCCAAATTACAAAGGCGATGGAGATGGTATCCGCTTCAAAGCTGAACCGTGCTGAGCAAAACGCACGCGCATTCGTACCTTACATGAACAAAATTCAAGAGGTAGTAGGAAGCGTTGCAAACGGCAGCAAAGGCGTGAACCACCCGATGTTGACAGCTCGCCCTGTGAAACGTACGGGATATATCGTCATCACTTCTGATCGTGGACTTGCCGGCGCATACAACAGTAACGTGCTGCGCGCGCTAAGCAGAACGATTGAAGAACGTCATAACATGGATCCAAATCAATATGCAATCATCGTGATTGGACGTGTCGGCCGCGATTACCTAAAGCGCCGTAACTTCAACATCATTGATGAAATTACAGGTCTTTCCGATCAGCCTGCATTCGCGGACATTAAAGACATCGCATCTCGTGCGGTAGCTATGTTCACGGATGGTGCATACGATGAACTGTACATCCATTACAACCATTACATCAGCAAGATTCAACAAGAAGTGGAAGAGAAGAAAATTCTTCCTTTGACTGATGTAGAAACGAAGTCCACAACTCTTTATGAGTTTGAGCCTTCTGAAGAGGAAATCTTGAAAGTGTTGCTTCCACAATACGCAGAAAGCCTTGTGTACGGCGCTTTGCTGGACGGAAAAGCAAGCGAGCACGCGGCGCGTATGACAGCGATGAAAAACGCTACGGACAACGCACTCGATGTTATCGACTCTTACACACTTACTTACAACCGCACTCGACAAGCTGCGATTACGCAAGAGATTACGGAAATCGTCGGCGGCGCGGCGGCATTGGAATAG
- the atpD gene encoding F0F1 ATP synthase subunit beta, with translation MNKGRITAIMGPVVDVKFEDGKLPNLYNALKVTHEGNDTSINLTLEVALHLGDDTVRTVAMSSTDGLVRGMEAVDTEGPISVPVGDATLGRVFNVLGDPIDLDGEVATDVRRDPIHRQAPAFEELSTKVEILETGIKVVDLLAPYIKGGKIGLFGGAGVGKTVLIQELINNIAQEHGGISVFAGVGERTREGNDLYHEMSDSGVIKKTAMVFGQMNEPPGARQRVALTGLTMAEYFRDEQGQDVLLFIDNIFRFTQAGSEVSALLGRMPSAVGYQPTLATEMGQLQERITSTNKGSITSIQAVYVPADDYTDPAPATAFAHLDATTNLERRLTQIGIYPAVDPLASTSRALSPEIVGEEHYTVARQVQQTLQRYKELQDIIAILGMDELSEDDKLVVHRARRVQFFLSQNFHVAEQFTGQKGSYVPVKETVQAFKEIIEGKHDDLPEEAFRLVGRIEEAIEKAKTLV, from the coding sequence ATGAATAAAGGACGCATTACCGCTATAATGGGTCCCGTTGTAGACGTAAAGTTTGAAGACGGCAAACTTCCTAACCTCTACAACGCCCTTAAAGTAACACATGAAGGAAATGACACATCAATCAACCTTACATTAGAGGTTGCGCTTCACCTTGGCGATGATACAGTTCGTACGGTTGCGATGTCTTCTACAGATGGACTTGTTCGCGGCATGGAAGCTGTTGATACAGAAGGTCCAATCTCTGTTCCTGTAGGTGACGCAACACTTGGTCGCGTATTCAACGTACTTGGCGATCCAATCGACCTTGACGGCGAAGTTGCGACAGATGTACGCCGTGATCCAATCCACCGCCAGGCTCCTGCGTTTGAAGAGCTTTCTACAAAAGTAGAAATCCTTGAAACAGGTATCAAAGTAGTAGACTTGCTTGCTCCTTACATCAAGGGTGGTAAGATCGGTCTATTCGGTGGTGCCGGTGTAGGTAAAACGGTACTTATCCAAGAGTTGATTAACAATATCGCACAAGAGCACGGTGGTATCTCCGTATTCGCAGGTGTAGGTGAGCGTACTCGTGAGGGTAACGACCTTTACCACGAAATGAGTGATTCCGGCGTTATTAAGAAAACAGCGATGGTATTCGGTCAGATGAATGAGCCACCTGGTGCACGTCAGCGTGTAGCTTTGACTGGTTTGACAATGGCTGAGTACTTCCGTGATGAGCAAGGTCAAGACGTACTTCTGTTCATCGACAACATCTTCCGCTTCACGCAAGCTGGTTCTGAGGTATCCGCACTACTTGGCCGTATGCCATCAGCGGTAGGTTACCAGCCGACACTTGCGACTGAAATGGGTCAATTGCAAGAGCGTATCACGTCTACAAACAAAGGTTCCATTACTTCCATTCAGGCAGTATACGTACCAGCGGATGACTATACGGATCCAGCTCCTGCAACGGCGTTCGCTCACTTGGATGCAACAACAAACCTTGAGCGTCGCTTAACACAGATCGGTATTTACCCAGCGGTAGATCCATTGGCGTCTACGTCTCGTGCCCTTTCTCCTGAAATCGTAGGTGAAGAGCATTACACAGTTGCACGTCAAGTACAGCAAACATTGCAACGCTACAAGGAATTGCAAGATATCATCGCAATCCTTGGTATGGACGAGCTTTCTGAGGACGATAAGCTAGTTGTACACCGCGCACGTCGTGTTCAATTCTTCTTGTCTCAAAACTTCCACGTAGCTGAGCAGTTCACAGGTCAAAAAGGTTCTTATGTACCTGTTAAAGAAACAGTACAAGCATTCAAAGAAATTATCGAAGGTAAACACGATGATCTTCCAGAAGAGGCATTCCGCTTAGTAGGACGCATCGAAGAAGCTATCGAGAAAGCAAAAACGTTAGTATAA